One Carassius auratus strain Wakin chromosome 3, ASM336829v1, whole genome shotgun sequence genomic region harbors:
- the LOC113050147 gene encoding beta-1,3-N-acetylglucosaminyltransferase lunatic fringe-like has product MLKTYDRKALLSLAGATVTCLALLLFLLQHQRIQTDGMQNGSETDLRSLQSLGESEADNGAQTENGKKGFSAYFSKLTRRRRDAEKPSEASGATTDAPPAEDISADDIFIAVKTTKKFHRSRLDLLLDTWVSRNMQQTYIFTDGEDEELKKKIGSHAINTNCSAAHSRQALSCKMAVEYDKYIESGKKWFCHVDDDNYVNTKTLVKLLSNYPHTQDMYIGKPSLDRPIEATERLGDNKMRPVNFWFATGGAGFCVSRGLALKMSPWASGGHFMNTAEKIRLPDDCTIGYIIESVLGVPLTRSSLFHSHLENLQQVSKSEVHKQITLSYGMFENKRNIINMKGAFSVEEDPSRFKSVHCLLYPDTPWCPPQVTN; this is encoded by the exons ATGTTGAAAACGTACGACAGGAAAGCTTTGCTCTCCCTCGCTGGAGCGACCGTCACCTGTCTTGCGCTGCTGTTATTTCTGTTGCAGCATCAGCGGATTCAGACGGACGGGATGCAGAACGGGAGTGAAACCGACTTGCGCTCGCTCCAGAGTCTGGGGGAATCAGAGGCTGATAACGGAGCGCAGACTGAGAATGGAAAGAAAGGATTCTCTGCTTATTTTTCAAAGCTGACCCGCAGACGGAGGGATGCGGAAAAGCCCAGCGAGGCGTCCGGAGCGACGACAGACGCGCCGCCTGCTGAAGACATCAGCGCGGATGACATCTTCATCGCAGTGAAGACCACTAAGAAGTTTCACCGGTCCAGACTTGATCTACTGCTGGACACATGGGTATCCAGAAACATGCAGCAG ACATACATCTTCACGGATGGCGAAGATGAGGAACTGAAGAAGAAAATCG GAAGCCATGCTATCAACACCAACTGCTCTGCTGCACACAGTCGCCAGGCTCTGTCCTGCAAGATGGCTGTTGAGTATGACAAGTACATAGAGTCTGGAAAAAA GTGGTTCTGTCATGTGGATGATGACAACTATGTGAACACAAAGACATTGGTGAAGTTGCTGTCCAACTACCCTCACACTCAGGACATGTACATTGGTAAACCCAGCCTGGACAGGCCGATTGAGGCCACAGAAAGACTTGGGGACAACAAGATG AGACCTGTCAATTTCTGGTTTGCTACGGGAGGTGCAGGATTCTGTGTCAGCCGTGGGCTAGCTTTGAAGATGAGCCCTTGGGCAAG TGGTGGCCATTTCATGAACACAGCCGAGAAGATCCGTCTTCCTGATGACTGTACCATCGGCTACATCATCGAGTCAGTTCTTGGGGTCCCTTTGACCCGAAGCAGCTTGTTCCACTCACACTTGGAGAACCTGCAACAGGTGTCCAAATCAGAAGTACACAAACAG ATAACATTGAGTTATGGAATGTTTGAAAACAAGAGGAATATCATCAACATGAAAGGGGCTTTCTCCGTTGAGGAGGACCCATCCAG GTTTAAGTCAGTGCACTGTCTGCTGTACCCAGACACTCCGTGGTGCCCTCCTCAGGTTACCAATTAG